From a single Nostoc sp. MS1 genomic region:
- a CDS encoding transglutaminase domain-containing protein, which produces MLNMSFAPTNVTVSQMLAPRTIRPLTAATLCGMAFIQDRLIAIDTIKGHLLEIDPKTDNSKIVNPHQVQEFTDVTGLAVWEDTLWVTRGNSVYRCKVDSLGLEHFVTLPYSADGVAVWESTVYVSCYRLGYILIFDRDTRKEITRFYAPGVGVENLAVYGDTLWVCDRTEQTVYSLDRATGEIKFSVLTPFESPTGIGVHLDAETGKQNLYIAYASEEPYIRDNPNADPNHELTYRDRTFIHPLYYYHDPEKHYALSNGYLIEMSYAEEIAPLDEVYLQEVEWRIALPSETERQKIQQIEPIGIPFTEEVIDGQRVAVFKFDTLAPGERHIFGWKAVLEVRSIKYRITPKDVENLPEIPPEFQERYLVDDDELAMDTSIVRRAARDAVGSETNLLRKMYNIRNYVYDELSYGIKPYIDTPDIVLERGVGSCGEYVGVLLALCRLNGIPCRTVGRYKCPPQSEHQNVPLQPDFNHVWLEFYMPGFGWLPMESNPDDVGNDGRYPTRFFMGLSWYHIEIGKGIPFETLSSQGARLTKEDIPIGDLAINHIRFTILKELSDF; this is translated from the coding sequence ATGCTGAATATGAGTTTTGCGCCCACCAATGTGACCGTTAGCCAAATGTTAGCGCCAAGAACAATTAGACCGTTGACGGCTGCTACTTTATGTGGCATGGCTTTTATCCAAGATAGACTGATTGCCATTGACACAATCAAGGGGCATTTACTAGAAATTGACCCAAAAACTGATAACAGTAAAATCGTTAATCCACATCAGGTTCAGGAATTTACAGATGTTACAGGTTTAGCAGTTTGGGAAGATACCCTTTGGGTAACTCGCGGTAACAGTGTCTATCGATGCAAGGTTGATTCTTTAGGTTTGGAACATTTTGTCACCTTACCTTACAGTGCAGATGGTGTTGCTGTTTGGGAATCAACAGTTTACGTTAGTTGCTATCGGTTAGGCTACATTTTAATTTTTGACCGGGACACCCGTAAAGAAATTACCAGATTTTATGCACCAGGTGTTGGGGTAGAGAATTTAGCAGTTTATGGTGATACCCTATGGGTGTGCGATCGCACTGAACAAACGGTCTATTCTCTAGATCGGGCAACGGGTGAAATCAAGTTTAGTGTGTTGACTCCGTTTGAATCACCTACGGGTATCGGTGTACATTTAGATGCCGAGACAGGTAAGCAAAATCTCTACATTGCCTACGCCTCAGAGGAGCCATACATCAGGGATAATCCTAACGCTGATCCTAACCATGAATTAACGTACCGCGATCGCACCTTTATCCATCCCCTCTACTACTATCACGACCCAGAAAAACACTACGCCTTATCTAATGGTTATTTAATCGAAATGTCCTACGCTGAGGAAATTGCTCCTTTAGATGAGGTGTATTTACAAGAAGTAGAATGGCGTATTGCCCTCCCCTCAGAAACAGAACGCCAAAAAATTCAACAAATCGAACCCATCGGTATTCCTTTTACAGAAGAAGTCATTGATGGACAACGTGTAGCTGTATTTAAGTTTGATACCTTAGCCCCCGGTGAACGGCACATATTTGGCTGGAAAGCAGTGCTAGAAGTGCGGAGTATTAAGTATCGCATCACACCCAAAGATGTGGAAAATTTACCCGAAATTCCCCCAGAATTTCAGGAACGGTACTTGGTAGACGATGATGAATTAGCAATGGATACTAGCATCGTCCGCCGTGCTGCCCGTGACGCTGTTGGTTCGGAAACAAATTTGTTGCGGAAAATGTATAACATTCGCAATTACGTTTATGATGAATTATCTTATGGTATTAAACCTTACATAGATACACCAGATATTGTTTTAGAACGGGGCGTTGGTTCCTGTGGTGAGTATGTAGGCGTATTACTGGCGCTGTGCCGTTTGAATGGTATTCCTTGCCGCACCGTTGGTAGATACAAATGCCCCCCACAAAGCGAACATCAAAACGTTCCTTTACAACCAGATTTTAATCATGTGTGGCTAGAATTTTACATGCCTGGATTTGGCTGGTTGCCAATGGAATCTAATCCTGATGATGTGGGCAATGATGGTCGATATCCTACCCGCTTTTTCATGGGTTTGAGTTGGTATCACATCGAAATTGGTAAAGGCATACCTTTTGAAACTCTCAGTAGTCAAGGTGCTAGGTTAACTAAGGAAGATATCCCCATAGGCGATTTAGCGATTAACCACATCCGGTTTACCATTCTCAAAGAGTTGTCTGATTTTTAA
- a CDS encoding transposase: MGYSSDLTDKEWEIIEPLLPTKKKTRPPVWTKRQILNGILYQLKNGCNWADLPRDMPPYSTVFWYYQQWCEGDILTKIMTELHQQVREQVKKNRSGRL, translated from the coding sequence ATGGGTTATTCAAGCGATTTGACAGACAAAGAGTGGGAAATAATTGAGCCATTATTGCCGACGAAGAAGAAAACCAGACCCCCTGTGTGGACAAAGCGGCAAATCCTTAACGGTATACTTTATCAACTGAAGAATGGTTGTAATTGGGCTGACTTACCTAGAGATATGCCGCCATATTCAACAGTATTCTGGTATTACCAGCAGTGGTGTGAAGGGGACATCCTGACGAAAATCATGACTGAGTTGCATCAGCAGGTGCGGGAACAAGTAAAAAAAAACCGCAGTGGACGACTCTAA
- a CDS encoding transposase codes for MIDSQAVKNTCNASVESKGFCFYKCTNGIKRHLAVDILGFPFFTHCTKANVSDDQGLIEMLSKNIDYFKSKPVEQPMTTILVDNGYHPDQLTQALEQIYPEIMTKIQFELSAKPSKAQKQTKGLSGFVPVAARWVIERSNAWVERCKSLVKNFDRTLERSNAKLKLCFIRLMLKRLAVADTA; via the coding sequence ATGATTGACTCACAAGCGGTGAAAAATACTTGTAATGCCAGTGTTGAGTCGAAAGGGTTTTGCTTTTACAAATGCACTAATGGCATCAAAAGACATTTGGCAGTGGATATCTTAGGCTTCCCTTTCTTTACCCACTGCACCAAAGCTAATGTATCTGATGACCAAGGGTTAATTGAAATGCTCTCGAAAAACATTGATTACTTCAAATCTAAACCTGTGGAGCAACCCATGACGACTATTCTGGTAGATAACGGCTATCATCCTGATCAATTGACACAAGCCTTGGAACAGATTTACCCAGAGATTATGACTAAAATTCAATTTGAACTTTCAGCCAAACCATCAAAAGCACAGAAACAGACGAAAGGACTATCTGGATTTGTGCCTGTTGCTGCCAGATGGGTCATTGAAAGATCGAATGCTTGGGTGGAGAGATGTAAAAGTTTAGTCAAAAATTTCGACCGCACACTCGAACGTTCCAATGCCAAGCTCAAGCTATGTTTTATTCGGCTAATGCTCAAACGGCTAGCTGTCGCAGATACCGCCTGA
- a CDS encoding FAD-dependent oxidoreductase produces the protein MTTDILTNPAHEIVDVKTTDCCVVGGGPAGTVLALLLARQGVSVTLLEAHKDFDRDFRGDTIHPSVMEIMEELGLSDRLLQLPHTKMRQIQIKTPQDTVTLADFSHLKTRYPYITMLPQVKFLEFITQEAQKYPTFHLVMGANVQELIEEEGVIKGIRYRGGGGWHEIRAILTVGADGRHSRLRQLGNFTATETSPPMDVLWFRLPRQPEDGEGGMGRFTLGHLIAMLDRGDEWQMAYVIPKGGYQKLRATGLEALKKSIVEIVPELENRIHHLQDWSQVAFLSVESNLVKRWYRPGLLLIGDAAHIMSPVGGVGINYAIQDAVVAANVLTKPLQNHHVKLSDLAKVQRRRELPTRIIQGFQTFVQKRVLAPVLAADSTFQPPALLRLPILRDLPARLIALGVFPVHVH, from the coding sequence ATGACTACCGATATACTGACTAATCCTGCCCATGAGATTGTAGATGTTAAAACTACAGATTGTTGCGTTGTCGGGGGTGGCCCGGCTGGTACTGTTTTAGCTTTACTGTTGGCGCGTCAAGGTGTTTCTGTAACCTTGCTGGAAGCACATAAGGATTTTGACCGGGATTTTCGCGGCGATACCATTCATCCATCGGTGATGGAGATTATGGAAGAATTGGGATTAAGCGATCGCCTGCTACAATTACCCCATACTAAAATGCGGCAAATTCAAATCAAAACGCCGCAAGATACAGTTACCTTAGCTGATTTTAGTCACCTAAAAACCCGTTATCCCTACATTACAATGTTGCCTCAAGTGAAATTCCTAGAGTTTATTACTCAAGAGGCGCAAAAATACCCAACCTTTCACCTAGTCATGGGTGCGAATGTCCAAGAATTAATTGAGGAAGAGGGAGTAATTAAAGGTATCCGCTATCGAGGCGGCGGTGGTTGGCACGAAATTAGGGCAATATTAACAGTTGGTGCAGATGGTCGTCATTCCCGGTTAAGGCAACTAGGCAATTTTACCGCGACTGAAACCTCACCACCAATGGATGTATTATGGTTCCGCCTACCCCGTCAACCAGAAGACGGTGAGGGAGGAATGGGACGTTTTACCCTTGGTCATCTTATCGCCATGCTTGACCGTGGTGATGAGTGGCAAATGGCTTATGTTATTCCCAAGGGAGGCTATCAAAAATTACGGGCTACAGGTTTAGAAGCCCTGAAAAAATCTATTGTGGAAATCGTCCCAGAACTAGAAAATCGTATCCACCATTTACAAGACTGGTCACAGGTAGCTTTTCTCTCAGTCGAATCTAACCTTGTCAAGCGCTGGTATCGTCCAGGTTTGCTACTAATTGGTGATGCAGCCCATATTATGTCACCCGTTGGCGGGGTAGGAATTAATTACGCTATTCAAGATGCAGTTGTAGCCGCTAACGTCTTAACTAAACCACTGCAAAACCACCATGTAAAACTTAGCGACTTAGCCAAGGTTCAACGTCGGCGAGAATTACCTACACGCATCATCCAAGGATTTCAAACCTTCGTCCAAAAACGAGTATTGGCCCCTGTCTTAGCTGCCGATAGTACCTTTCAACCCCCAGCACTATTACGCCTGCCCATCTTACGCGACCTCCCAGCCAGATTGATTGCTTTAGGCGTTTTTCCCGTCCATGTGCATTAG
- a CDS encoding ABC transporter ATP-binding protein: MAQVVLENVYKSFPSRRGESANSQGKTDTEPAGTVNVLRRINLTIPDGEFMVLVGPSGCGKSTLLRLIAGLEVMTGGNIWVGDRLVNDLPPKERDIAMVFQNYALYPHMTVYDNIAFGLRRRSQSEEPASQTQNSQLPPWAENIIVGATRKLPKGLRYVSDKEREVDQQVRSVAQLLQIETLLHRLPKQLSGGQRQRVALGRAIARNPQVFLMDEPLSNLDAKLRAETRAQIVKLQRQLGTTTIYVTHDQTEAMTMGDRIAIMNQGQIQQVASPLELYNHPANRFVAEFIGTPPMNFIPVEFHAPLLITHSQFRLTLPDIWASVLQKYDGRTLILGIRPEHLVVSVPATKNLPVQVDLVENLGNDSFITVALNETEFRSTQPVKPLQVRVPPDRLVSVGEQLWLSLTADKLHFFDPDTDLAIFPKN; encoded by the coding sequence GTGGCGCAAGTTGTTTTAGAAAACGTTTACAAGAGTTTTCCCTCCCGCAGAGGGGAAAGTGCTAATTCACAAGGTAAGACTGATACAGAACCAGCAGGAACCGTTAATGTTTTACGCCGGATTAACCTGACGATTCCTGATGGGGAATTTATGGTGCTGGTGGGGCCTTCTGGTTGTGGTAAAAGCACCCTGCTGCGGTTAATTGCGGGGTTAGAGGTGATGACTGGTGGTAATATTTGGGTAGGCGATCGCTTGGTGAATGATTTACCACCAAAAGAACGCGATATTGCTATGGTGTTTCAAAATTACGCCCTCTATCCCCACATGACGGTGTATGACAATATCGCCTTCGGTTTACGCCGCCGTTCTCAATCAGAAGAACCAGCAAGCCAAACGCAGAACTCCCAACTCCCTCCTTGGGCGGAAAATATCATAGTGGGTGCGACCAGGAAGTTACCTAAAGGACTGCGTTATGTTTCTGATAAGGAACGGGAAGTTGATCAGCAAGTGCGGTCTGTAGCGCAATTGTTACAAATAGAAACTTTACTGCATCGCTTACCTAAACAATTATCTGGGGGACAAAGACAACGGGTAGCGTTAGGAAGGGCGATCGCGCGTAATCCTCAAGTATTCTTAATGGATGAACCCCTTTCTAACCTAGATGCGAAGTTAAGGGCAGAAACTCGCGCTCAAATTGTCAAATTACAACGCCAACTGGGTACAACTACGATATATGTTACCCACGACCAAACAGAAGCGATGACAATGGGCGATCGTATCGCCATTATGAATCAAGGGCAAATTCAACAAGTAGCTTCTCCCCTAGAATTATACAATCATCCTGCAAATCGCTTTGTCGCTGAGTTCATTGGTACACCCCCAATGAATTTTATTCCCGTAGAGTTTCACGCCCCGTTATTAATTACTCATTCTCAATTTAGACTCACCCTTCCCGATATTTGGGCAAGTGTGCTGCAAAAGTATGATGGGCGAACCTTGATTTTAGGTATTCGTCCAGAACATTTAGTTGTCAGTGTACCCGCAACTAAGAATTTACCAGTACAAGTAGATTTAGTAGAAAACTTAGGTAATGATTCTTTTATTACTGTGGCGCTAAATGAAACTGAATTTCGATCTACTCAACCTGTTAAGCCTCTACAAGTAAGAGTTCCCCCAGACAGACTTGTGAGTGTGGGTGAACAGCTTTGGTTATCATTAACCGCAGATAAACTTCACTTTTTCGACCCAGACACCGATTTAGCAATATTTCCTAAAAATTAA
- a CDS encoding adenylate/guanylate cyclase domain-containing protein has product MTELTLRLQQGDAETTVTVNQNVFTIGRLPECNLYLPYGGISRKHAQLVKQADGKWVIEDLGSKNGTQVNQNIVSHPQPLQHGDVIWLGNVNLVVLFQTPSKPAATKHIHVEESGEQRTIFRSAKQLQQQWIESNSDDGDIGNKNKTIARLKDLVDIAKNLSAAASIEEIFSQVQQVIFRYLSSIDRLALLIDVSGSGHLELVNAGTRDKTQQKYLLADGSWISRSICQKVFEEKIVIQTADTHKDERFSSEHSILLKGIRSAMAVPLWDETKVVGVLYADAHLSSYHWERDGEEELSFFSALANLVASSVQRWLLAEKLKTEEVIRHRLERYHSPAVVQQLISVGGSPDGRLPPAESEISILFADLVGFTAISEKLTPTAIAELLNNLFEEMLQEVFARGGTLDKYIGDCIMAFFGAPEPQADHADRATAAAKAMLTRMEHLNANGFWHEPLQLRIAINSGKAVVGDVGSSQRIEYTALGGTINLAARMEGVCPPSECVISEATYQLLSEPYDFQEMGDYRFKGIDRLVKVYQTKLQQVTTLIGY; this is encoded by the coding sequence ATGACTGAACTGACTTTACGCCTACAACAAGGAGATGCGGAAACAACTGTTACCGTGAATCAGAATGTATTCACAATTGGGCGATTACCAGAATGTAATTTATACTTACCCTATGGTGGAATTTCTCGCAAGCACGCCCAACTGGTAAAGCAAGCTGATGGTAAATGGGTAATTGAAGACTTGGGTAGTAAAAATGGGACACAGGTTAATCAAAATATTGTTTCCCATCCCCAGCCGTTACAGCATGGTGATGTAATTTGGTTGGGGAATGTGAATTTAGTTGTGCTGTTTCAAACTCCATCTAAACCAGCAGCGACTAAGCACATACACGTTGAAGAAAGTGGTGAACAGAGAACGATTTTCCGTAGCGCCAAACAACTACAACAACAATGGATAGAATCTAATAGTGATGATGGTGATATCGGCAATAAAAATAAAACAATTGCCAGACTAAAAGATTTAGTAGATATTGCCAAAAATCTTAGTGCAGCCGCATCTATTGAAGAAATTTTTTCCCAGGTGCAACAAGTTATATTCCGCTACCTCAGTAGTATTGACCGCTTGGCGCTATTAATTGATGTTAGTGGTTCTGGTCATTTAGAGTTAGTGAATGCAGGTACAAGAGACAAAACTCAACAAAAATATTTACTGGCTGATGGTAGTTGGATTAGTCGTAGTATTTGTCAAAAGGTATTTGAAGAAAAAATTGTTATTCAAACTGCTGATACTCACAAAGACGAGCGTTTTTCTAGTGAACACAGCATATTACTTAAAGGTATTCGTAGCGCTATGGCCGTACCTTTATGGGACGAAACCAAAGTTGTAGGCGTGCTTTATGCTGATGCTCATTTATCTTCTTATCATTGGGAAAGAGATGGTGAAGAAGAACTCAGCTTTTTTTCGGCTTTAGCCAACTTGGTAGCTTCTAGTGTCCAACGCTGGTTATTAGCAGAGAAATTGAAAACTGAAGAAGTAATTCGTCATCGTTTAGAACGTTATCATTCCCCGGCTGTTGTGCAGCAGCTAATCTCCGTTGGTGGTTCACCAGATGGACGTTTACCACCAGCAGAAAGCGAAATTAGTATTTTGTTTGCTGACTTAGTTGGGTTTACAGCTATTTCTGAGAAATTAACACCAACTGCGATCGCCGAATTATTGAATAATCTATTTGAGGAGATGTTGCAAGAAGTCTTTGCCCGTGGCGGTACGTTAGATAAATACATCGGTGATTGTATCATGGCATTTTTTGGCGCTCCCGAACCCCAAGCCGACCACGCCGACCGCGCCACGGCTGCGGCTAAAGCTATGCTTACCCGCATGGAACATCTCAACGCCAACGGCTTCTGGCATGAACCGCTACAATTACGCATCGCTATTAACAGTGGTAAAGCCGTTGTTGGTGATGTTGGTAGTTCCCAAAGGATAGAGTACACAGCATTAGGTGGAACAATTAATTTAGCTGCACGTATGGAAGGAGTTTGTCCACCTAGTGAGTGCGTCATTAGCGAAGCTACATATCAATTACTTTCAGAGCCTTATGATTTTCAAGAAATGGGAGATTATCGCTTTAAAGGTATTGATAGATTAGTTAAGGTTTATCAGACAAAATTACAACAAGTTACTACGCTTATTGGTTACTAA
- a CDS encoding VanZ family protein has product MVKNQKPTSKYNLLSLIFTTLVILIATLYPFNFSKIQLFSLAEIIANFNHSSNFQDQVNNIILFIPLGFSFTSLLLKSSKKSIVKLGLVILFSFGLSLTVEILQIFLPSRSPTPADLFNNTLGGLFGFVCFYIWNPQSFSSTIKNLKISQANQSRKQIVCCFIAYLLLTLFISILWQNANNLSNWHTNYYLSIGNEVRGNRHWQGYVSEIYIADQAISKNEASHGLSNPSYLNQLGKSLVAHYELSGKCCYQDKTGNQPELLWQGQPVSIPQSQGVFLNANSWLKTSAPVSTLSHRISQTSEFTISAAIATTNLDQKGPARIISISDSSLRRNLTLGQQGNSLDLRLRTPLTGENGTEIKLNIPNIFTDTYLHQIIITYARGTVQVYVDKLNNFYSFNLLDLIPKEQRIFYYALSFIPLGIGLSIITLLAQKRLIFYRVLFYSGIFIPSLMLESILVSESGKDFSMKNILLGISFTAVTMVCLRIRAAQLKTSSKFTN; this is encoded by the coding sequence ATGGTTAAAAACCAGAAACCTACGTCAAAATATAATCTCTTATCTTTGATATTCACAACGTTAGTTATATTAATAGCTACGCTTTATCCTTTCAATTTTTCTAAAATTCAATTATTTTCATTAGCAGAAATTATTGCTAATTTTAATCATTCCAGCAATTTTCAGGATCAGGTAAACAATATTATATTATTTATACCTTTGGGTTTTAGTTTTACTAGTTTGTTGTTAAAATCAAGCAAGAAAAGTATAGTCAAGCTTGGTTTAGTTATTCTGTTTAGTTTTGGCTTATCGCTAACAGTAGAAATTTTGCAGATATTCTTACCTTCCAGAAGCCCTACTCCTGCTGATTTATTCAATAATACATTGGGGGGATTATTCGGGTTTGTTTGCTTTTATATCTGGAATCCTCAAAGTTTTAGCAGCACAATTAAAAATCTAAAAATAAGTCAAGCTAATCAATCACGTAAACAGATAGTTTGCTGTTTCATCGCATATCTACTTTTGACATTATTTATTTCTATTTTATGGCAAAATGCAAACAATTTAAGTAATTGGCATACCAATTATTACTTAAGTATAGGCAATGAAGTTAGAGGAAATAGACATTGGCAAGGCTATGTTTCCGAAATTTATATTGCTGATCAAGCTATATCTAAAAATGAAGCATCACACGGGTTATCTAACCCAAGTTACTTGAATCAATTGGGTAAATCTTTAGTAGCTCACTATGAACTAAGTGGTAAATGTTGCTATCAAGACAAAACAGGAAATCAGCCCGAACTCTTATGGCAAGGACAGCCTGTTAGTATACCTCAAAGCCAGGGAGTATTTTTAAATGCAAATAGTTGGTTGAAAACATCTGCTCCTGTGTCTACTCTCAGCCACAGAATTAGTCAGACCTCTGAGTTTACTATTAGTGCTGCGATCGCTACTACCAATTTAGACCAAAAAGGGCCGGCGCGGATTATATCTATTTCTGATAGTTCTTTACGCCGCAATTTAACGCTAGGACAACAAGGTAATAGTCTAGATTTGCGTTTACGGACACCACTCACAGGAGAAAATGGAACAGAAATAAAGTTAAATATACCTAATATATTTACAGATACTTATCTTCATCAGATTATTATTACCTATGCTAGAGGTACTGTCCAAGTCTATGTAGACAAATTAAATAACTTTTACTCTTTTAACTTGCTAGATTTAATTCCTAAAGAGCAACGTATTTTTTACTATGCACTTAGCTTCATCCCTTTAGGCATAGGCTTAAGCATTATAACTTTGCTGGCTCAAAAAAGATTAATATTTTATCGAGTTCTTTTTTATAGTGGAATATTCATCCCTTCTTTAATGCTAGAAAGTATTTTAGTAAGTGAGAGCGGTAAGGATTTTAGTATGAAAAATATTTTACTTGGCATCTCATTTACAGCAGTAACTATGGTGTGTTTAAGAATAAGAGCCGCTCAGTTAAAAACTAGTTCAAAGTTTACCAATTGA